From Streptosporangium album, the proteins below share one genomic window:
- a CDS encoding VWA domain-containing protein has translation MSDSRIGADENRRQVLYWRLLARLFDPDEQPSLEAASVAIVDDIGLPPALLDPSVSVDTLVQRFPDLGPELRGLLAPEDDTAEDDTAEDDTAVDGAVRGEDAAQDDPAPEGAVSASVDERPPERAGAIEVRRAALVSKLLLNVFATGAGNVTATDLARWQQDVGWFEQALGAEPGQLRSHPGAGELAGVLAGLEGDLVRRMRLREVLADPALAGRLTPSMSLIEQLLRDKANLSGIALANAKALIRRFVDEVAEVLRTKVEKTSVGTIDRSVPPKRVFRNLDLNRTIWKNLPNWSPEDQQLYVDRLYYRHTARKTTPSRMIVVVDQSGSMVDAMVNCTILASIFAGLPKVDVHLIAYDTRALDLTPWVHDPFEVLLRTTLGGGTHGPVAMAKARPKIAEPRNTALVWISDFYDDRSLITDFEAVHRSGVKFIPVGSVNSSGHQSVDPWFRQRLKDLGTPVISGHIGKLVLELKSFLT, from the coding sequence ATGAGCGACTCCCGGATCGGTGCCGACGAGAACCGGCGCCAAGTGCTCTACTGGCGCCTGCTGGCACGGCTGTTCGACCCCGACGAGCAGCCCTCGCTGGAGGCGGCCAGCGTGGCCATCGTCGACGACATCGGACTGCCGCCGGCGCTGCTCGACCCGTCGGTGTCGGTGGACACCCTCGTGCAGCGCTTCCCGGATCTGGGTCCCGAGCTGCGAGGCCTGCTGGCGCCGGAGGACGACACCGCGGAGGACGACACCGCGGAGGACGACACCGCGGTGGACGGCGCCGTGCGGGGCGAGGACGCCGCGCAGGACGACCCCGCGCCGGAGGGCGCCGTGTCCGCGTCCGTCGACGAGCGTCCGCCGGAGCGTGCCGGGGCGATCGAGGTGCGCCGGGCGGCCCTGGTGTCGAAGCTCCTGCTCAACGTGTTCGCCACCGGGGCCGGCAACGTCACCGCCACCGACCTGGCCCGATGGCAGCAGGACGTCGGCTGGTTCGAGCAGGCGCTCGGGGCGGAGCCGGGTCAGCTGCGGTCCCACCCCGGCGCGGGAGAGCTGGCCGGTGTCCTGGCCGGGCTGGAGGGCGACCTCGTCCGCCGCATGCGCCTGCGCGAGGTGCTGGCCGACCCGGCTCTGGCGGGCCGGCTGACGCCGAGCATGTCACTCATCGAGCAGTTGCTGCGGGACAAGGCCAACCTGTCGGGGATCGCGCTGGCCAACGCCAAGGCGCTGATCCGCCGGTTCGTCGACGAGGTCGCCGAGGTGCTGCGCACGAAGGTCGAGAAGACCAGCGTGGGCACCATCGACAGGTCGGTGCCGCCGAAGCGGGTGTTCCGCAACCTCGACCTCAACCGCACGATCTGGAAGAACCTGCCCAACTGGAGCCCGGAAGACCAGCAGCTCTATGTGGACAGGCTGTACTACCGGCACACGGCCAGGAAGACCACGCCGTCACGGATGATCGTGGTCGTCGACCAGTCGGGTTCGATGGTGGACGCGATGGTGAACTGCACCATCCTGGCGTCGATCTTCGCGGGCCTGCCCAAGGTGGACGTGCACCTGATCGCGTACGACACCCGCGCGCTCGACCTGACGCCCTGGGTGCACGACCCGTTCGAGGTACTGCTGCGCACGACCCTCGGGGGCGGCACCCACGGCCCCGTCGCGATGGCCAAGGCCCGGCCGAAGATCGCCGAACCGCGCAACACCGCGCTGGTGTGGATCTCCGACTTCTACGACGACCGGTCGCTGATCACCGACTTCGAGGCGGTGCACCGTTCAGGGGTGAAGTTCATCCCGGTCGGCTCGGTGAACAGCTCCGGTCATCAGAGCGTGGACCCGTGGTTCCGCCAGCGCCTCAAGGACCTGGGCACACCCGTGATCTCGGGCCACATCGGCAAACTCGTGCTCGAGCTGAAGAGCTTCCTCACCTAG
- a CDS encoding polysaccharide deacetylase family protein, which produces MGLLRVSRVGVVVVAAGAVLAGCAQSEDPQAKKDAGIAAAKAAAAGQAALLKTKMAAAAKVHANELGEIPVIMYHRVIDKPSTQDDRTPKQFRTELERLAREDYVPITAAEYVSGRIDIPAGRHPVVLTFDDSSPSQFDLDGMGVPKPGTAVAILQDVAKAHPGFRPVATFYVTRDMFGKTSPEEQTEMLAWLRDKGFDIGNHTRDHKSLGGKPEKQVNAEVAAGHELITKLVNTNPVTLALPYGNQPSHKDWALKGASGGVSYNYGGVFLAGYTPALSPFNKKFDPLGIPRIRSMDKTGDCVKFCSTAWLDWLKTNRDDRYTSDGDVKTVAFPKFKSPFVIKRYADRVLAY; this is translated from the coding sequence ATGGGCCTACTGAGGGTGAGCAGGGTCGGCGTGGTGGTCGTGGCGGCAGGTGCCGTACTGGCCGGGTGCGCACAGAGTGAAGATCCGCAGGCCAAGAAGGACGCCGGAATCGCCGCCGCCAAGGCGGCCGCAGCAGGTCAGGCAGCCCTCCTCAAGACGAAAATGGCGGCGGCCGCGAAGGTCCACGCCAACGAGCTGGGCGAGATCCCCGTGATCATGTACCACCGGGTGATCGACAAGCCGAGCACCCAGGACGACCGCACCCCCAAGCAGTTCCGCACGGAACTGGAGCGGTTGGCCAGGGAGGACTACGTCCCGATCACTGCGGCCGAGTATGTCAGCGGGCGGATCGACATCCCCGCGGGACGGCACCCGGTCGTCCTCACCTTCGACGACTCGTCCCCGTCGCAGTTCGATCTGGACGGGATGGGCGTGCCCAAACCGGGGACGGCCGTCGCCATCCTCCAGGACGTCGCCAAGGCCCACCCGGGGTTCCGCCCGGTGGCCACGTTCTACGTGACGCGCGACATGTTCGGGAAGACGAGCCCGGAAGAGCAGACCGAGATGCTGGCGTGGCTCCGTGACAAGGGATTCGACATCGGCAACCACACCCGTGACCACAAGAGCCTGGGCGGCAAGCCGGAGAAGCAGGTGAACGCCGAGGTCGCGGCGGGCCACGAGCTCATCACCAAGCTGGTCAACACCAACCCGGTCACGCTGGCACTGCCGTACGGCAACCAGCCGAGCCACAAGGACTGGGCTCTCAAGGGTGCCTCCGGCGGCGTCTCCTACAACTACGGCGGGGTGTTCCTCGCCGGGTACACCCCCGCCCTGTCGCCGTTCAACAAGAAGTTCGACCCGCTCGGCATCCCGCGCATCCGCTCGATGGACAAGACCGGCGACTGCGTGAAGTTCTGCTCCACCGCCTGGCTCGACTGGCTGAAGACGAACAGGGACGATCGCTACACCTCGGACGGTGACGTGAAGACGGTCGCCTTCCCCAAGTTCAAGTCTCCTTTCGTGATCAAGCGCTACGCCGATCGCGTCCTCGCCTACTGA
- a CDS encoding CBS domain-containing protein: MRARDLVTEFPTVSLDTPVLDAARLLADQGLPGLIVVDENGSPRSILPGAQVMRLAVPTYCQDDPALARVVDEAHADTFLRSLAGRTVRECLPENPRELPIADPDATVLEIAALMARTYSPLVAIVEEDRLQGAVTLQVLLDRTLDS; this comes from the coding sequence ATGCGTGCTCGCGACCTGGTCACCGAATTCCCGACCGTCTCCCTGGACACCCCCGTGCTCGACGCCGCCCGGCTCCTGGCCGACCAGGGACTGCCCGGCCTGATCGTGGTCGACGAGAACGGCTCGCCGCGCAGCATCCTGCCCGGCGCCCAGGTGATGCGTCTGGCCGTGCCCACCTACTGCCAGGACGATCCGGCGCTGGCCCGGGTGGTGGACGAGGCGCACGCCGACACCTTCCTGCGGTCGCTGGCCGGGCGGACGGTCCGCGAGTGCCTGCCGGAGAATCCGCGGGAGCTGCCGATCGCCGATCCGGACGCCACCGTGCTGGAGATCGCCGCGCTCATGGCGCGCACCTACAGCCCGCTCGTCGCGATCGTGGAGGAGGACCGCTTACAGGGAGCGGTCACGCTACAGGTGTTGCTGGACCGGACGCTCGACTCGTGA
- a CDS encoding ArsB/NhaD family transporter: MTALAWLSVAVFLGAYALIASERIHRVAAALGGAGIMLLIHATDGRAAFFSEHTGIDWNVIFLLLGMMIIVGVLKQTGVFEYLAIWAAKRAKGRPFRLMVLLIVITASASALLDNVTTVLLIAPVTFLVCERLALPVVPFLISEAMASNIGGTATLVGDPPNIIIASRGGLSFNDFLVHMAPMVLVLMVVFIGLCRVLFRKSFRYDPERAAEIMQLDEREAIADRWLLWQSLAVLALVMAAFVLHPVLHYEPSVVAVLGAGILVAATKVTTEDAIREVEWPTLVFFAGLFVMVGALVETGVIGRISQAAVDATGGRLGLTTLGLLWASAGISAIVDNIPYVATMSPIVADLVQANGGNGPAQVLWWALAFGADLGGNATAVGAAANVVIIGIAARNRTPISFWEFTKYGLIVTSVTVALVTPYLWLRYLT; this comes from the coding sequence GTGACGGCCCTCGCGTGGCTGTCGGTGGCGGTGTTCCTCGGCGCGTACGCGCTGATCGCCAGCGAGCGGATCCACCGGGTCGCCGCGGCGCTGGGCGGGGCCGGCATCATGCTGCTGATCCACGCCACCGACGGCAGGGCCGCGTTCTTCTCCGAGCACACCGGGATCGACTGGAACGTCATCTTCCTGCTGCTCGGCATGATGATCATCGTTGGTGTGCTCAAACAGACCGGCGTCTTCGAATACCTGGCGATCTGGGCGGCGAAACGGGCGAAGGGCCGGCCGTTCCGGCTGATGGTCCTCCTGATTGTGATCACCGCCTCGGCGTCCGCGCTGCTGGACAACGTCACCACCGTGCTGCTGATCGCGCCGGTGACGTTCCTGGTGTGCGAACGGCTCGCGCTGCCGGTCGTGCCGTTCCTCATCAGTGAGGCGATGGCCTCCAACATCGGCGGCACCGCCACGCTGGTCGGCGACCCACCCAACATCATCATCGCCAGCCGGGGCGGGCTGAGCTTCAACGACTTCCTGGTCCACATGGCGCCCATGGTGCTGGTGCTGATGGTGGTCTTCATCGGGCTGTGCCGCGTGCTTTTCCGGAAGTCCTTCCGCTACGACCCGGAGCGGGCCGCGGAGATCATGCAGCTCGACGAGCGGGAGGCGATCGCCGACCGGTGGCTGCTGTGGCAGAGCCTGGCCGTGCTGGCCCTGGTGATGGCCGCCTTCGTCCTCCACCCCGTGCTGCACTACGAGCCCTCGGTCGTGGCGGTCCTGGGCGCCGGGATCCTGGTGGCCGCCACCAAGGTCACCACCGAGGACGCCATCCGCGAGGTGGAATGGCCCACCCTGGTGTTCTTCGCCGGGCTGTTCGTCATGGTCGGCGCCCTCGTCGAGACCGGTGTCATCGGGCGGATCTCCCAGGCGGCGGTGGACGCCACCGGCGGAAGGCTCGGGCTGACCACGCTGGGCCTGCTCTGGGCGTCGGCCGGCATCTCGGCCATCGTGGACAACATCCCCTACGTCGCCACCATGAGCCCCATCGTCGCCGACCTGGTGCAGGCCAACGGCGGCAACGGCCCCGCCCAGGTGCTGTGGTGGGCGCTGGCCTTCGGTGCCGACCTGGGCGGCAACGCCACCGCCGTCGGCGCGGCGGCCAACGTGGTCATCATCGGCATCGCCGCACGCAACCGCACCCCGATCAGCTTCTGGGAGTTCACCAAGTACGGCCTCATCGTCACCTCCGTCACCGTCGCCCTGGTGACGCCGTACCTGTGGCTGCGCTATCTGACGTAG
- a CDS encoding MFS transporter, which yields MQSYRRDLDMLRDRRFALLLAARTISMLGSSFAPVALAFGVLGLPGSTATTLSVVLAAEAVPMVAFMLVGGVIADRLPRHRVMMAGETLNAVAFACLAAMLLTGWTPLPALVTAAAATGIAMAVFFPALTGIIPDVVPADRLQTANAVLGLGANSARVAGLVLSGATVVLLGGGWALAVSALMFAVAAVLIAALRLAPAERDASASHSVIADLRGGWREFVSRQWLWVVVAQFSVLVMAIQAAHGVLGPLVAKEHLGGAPAWSAVLAGEAVGMIGGVFIALRLRPRRPILVGTVLTVPTALPYLLLGLGAPLWTVVVGAVVMGVCFDIFGVLWNTTMQREIPPESLSRVSSYDALGSLMFGPVGLLVAGPLAITIGPRAALLGCAAVVVLASLAALFSPGVRGLRAPEPAEEILSH from the coding sequence GTGCAGAGTTACCGCCGCGACCTCGACATGCTCCGGGATCGGCGTTTCGCCCTGCTCCTCGCCGCCCGGACCATCTCGATGCTGGGAAGCTCCTTCGCGCCCGTGGCTCTCGCCTTCGGCGTCCTGGGGTTGCCCGGCTCGACGGCCACGACGCTGTCGGTGGTCCTGGCCGCCGAGGCGGTGCCGATGGTGGCGTTCATGCTCGTGGGCGGGGTGATCGCGGACCGGCTGCCCCGGCACCGGGTGATGATGGCCGGTGAGACGCTCAACGCGGTGGCGTTCGCCTGTCTCGCCGCGATGCTGCTCACCGGATGGACCCCGCTCCCCGCCCTGGTGACGGCGGCGGCGGCCACCGGCATCGCGATGGCGGTCTTCTTCCCCGCCCTGACCGGGATCATCCCCGACGTCGTCCCCGCCGACCGGCTGCAGACCGCCAACGCCGTACTGGGACTGGGCGCCAACAGCGCGCGCGTCGCCGGGCTCGTCCTGAGCGGGGCCACGGTGGTCCTGCTCGGCGGTGGCTGGGCGCTGGCCGTCAGCGCCCTCATGTTCGCCGTGGCGGCCGTGCTCATCGCCGCGCTGCGGCTCGCCCCGGCGGAGCGCGACGCGTCCGCGAGCCACTCCGTCATCGCGGACCTGCGCGGCGGCTGGCGCGAGTTCGTCTCCCGGCAGTGGCTCTGGGTGGTCGTCGCGCAGTTCTCGGTGCTGGTGATGGCCATACAGGCCGCGCACGGCGTGCTCGGACCGTTGGTGGCCAAGGAGCACCTGGGCGGAGCGCCCGCCTGGTCGGCGGTCCTGGCGGGTGAGGCGGTCGGCATGATCGGTGGCGTCTTCATCGCACTGCGGCTACGGCCCCGCCGTCCCATCCTGGTGGGCACGGTCCTCACCGTGCCCACCGCCCTGCCGTACCTGCTGCTCGGCCTGGGGGCCCCGCTGTGGACGGTCGTCGTCGGCGCGGTCGTCATGGGCGTCTGCTTCGACATCTTCGGGGTGCTGTGGAACACCACGATGCAGCGGGAGATCCCTCCCGAGTCCCTGTCGCGGGTCAGCTCCTACGACGCCCTCGGCTCCCTGATGTTCGGCCCGGTGGGCCTGCTGGTGGCGGGACCGCTGGCGATCACGATCGGTCCGAGGGCCGCGTTGCTCGGCTGCGCCGCGGTCGTCGTCCTGGCCTCCCTGGCCGCGCTGTTCTCCCCGGGAGTCCGCGGGCTCCGGGCTCCGGAGCCCGCGGAGGAGATCCTGTCCCACTGA